A segment of the Bdellovibrio bacteriovorus genome:
GACAACTGATCACTTGCCCCGATACGGGTGAAGATCGCATCAAAGATCGGCATTTCAGCCTCATCACACGGAACGAAAGAACCCATCTGCGCAAGAATGGCATTCAAAGCCACCTGACGCATCAATGTGGATTTACCGGCCATGTTGGGACCTGTCAGCAACAGGCAGGAATGCTGGCGAAGCTCCAGGTCGTTGGCAACGAAGTTCTTTTTCACGGTTTGTTCAACCACCGGGTGGCGGCTGGCTTTCATTTTCAAAGAACCGTCTGCAGAGAATTTCGGACGGACGTATTTTTCCTCAAGGCTCAGCCATGCAAGGCTTGCCACCACGTCGACTTCACTGCACTCGTGCGCCAGCGCCAAAAGACCCGGACACTGAGCCAGGATTTCTTTACGAAGAGCTTCAAAGAATTCAAATTCCAGATCCGCACGCTTAGTGTTGGCGCTAAGAACTTTTCTTTCAAGTTCGATCAGTTCATCTGTGCAATAGCGTTCTGCATTGGTCAAAGTCTGCTTGCGCTGATAGTGCGCCGGTGCTTTGTCCTTATGGGAATTGGTAATTTCGATGTAATAGCCAAAGACGTTGTTATAACGGATCTTCAGACTGGAAATACCGGTCTTTTCTTTTTCCTCAGCTTCCATGCGAGACACCATGGCCTGCGCATTGGTGGAAAGCTCAATCAGCTCATCCAGTTCCGGAGACACACCATTACGGATCAAATAACCCTGCTTGGTCGCCAAAGGTGGATCTTCAACCAGGGTGCGCTCGATTTTATAAGCCAGCTCGCGCAGGCCCTCAAAGTTCGCTTTGCCACCGGTGGCGTGAACCAGGACTTCCAAAGCACTGATTCCGGCGTGCACGCTGCCCGCCAAAGCCAGCAGATCACGACCATTACACTGAGGCTGGGAAATCTTACCCAGACGTCTTTCGATATCGCCCATCTGACCCAGGATCTGACGAACACGTTTAAGCTCCAGAACATGATTTCGCCAGAAATCAACAGAGCTCAGACGCTGCTCGATTGCGTTCAGGTCACGCAATGGGAAGCTCAACCACTGACGCAGCAAACGGCTGCCCGCAGAGGTCTGCGTGCGGTTGATGGCGTGGAACAAGCTGCCCAGACCTTCACCTTTGTAGGTCGAGAAAACTTCCAGGTGACGAAGTGTCGTGCTGGAGATTTCCAGACGGTGCTCAAGATCACGCATCACAAACGGAGAAATGGTCGCCAGGGATTCTTCGCCAGACATATTGCCGACATAAGAAACCAAACGAGCTGCCGACATCGGCGCCTCGTTTTTAAGAAGCGGATGCAGCAGATCTGCGATGTCTTCGTGATGACTGATCAGCACACCATCCACACCCGTCAGCAGGGATTCATCTTCTTTAGCGATCACAATCTCTGCCACCGGCAGAATCTGCAGGAAGCGCAAGAGCTCTGTGGTCTTTTTAGAGCGGAAGAAGAACGCCTCGCCCGTTGTTGTATCCAGGAAGCTTAAAGATTCGGAATCAAGGCTGACCAGATAGTGCGGTTTTGTGCCGTCCAGAGTGTCGGAATCATAAACCATCCCCGGCGTCAGAACGCGGGTCACACCACGCTTCACGATACCTTTGGCAAGTTTCGGATCTTCCAACTGATCACAGATGGCGATCTTGAATCCCGCAGCCAGAAGTTTATTGATCGGCCCTGCGATAGAGTGATGAGGCACTCCGCACATCGGCGTTTCGTCCTGGGATTTTTTATTTCTTTGAGTCAGTGCAATTCCCAGCACCGGAGCTGCTTTCACAGCATCATCAAAGAACATCTCAAAGAAGTCCCCCATACGGAAAAGAAGGATTTTATCTTGATGGACAGATTTGATGTCCCAGAACTGTTTCATGAGCGGCGTAAGATTCGACATAGGCCAAAAAAACTAACGAAACCCAGCCCCACTTTCACCCAAAAAACCCAAATAA
Coding sequences within it:
- the mutS gene encoding DNA mismatch repair protein MutS — its product is MKQFWDIKSVHQDKILLFRMGDFFEMFFDDAVKAAPVLGIALTQRNKKSQDETPMCGVPHHSIAGPINKLLAAGFKIAICDQLEDPKLAKGIVKRGVTRVLTPGMVYDSDTLDGTKPHYLVSLDSESLSFLDTTTGEAFFFRSKKTTELLRFLQILPVAEIVIAKEDESLLTGVDGVLISHHEDIADLLHPLLKNEAPMSAARLVSYVGNMSGEESLATISPFVMRDLEHRLEISSTTLRHLEVFSTYKGEGLGSLFHAINRTQTSAGSRLLRQWLSFPLRDLNAIEQRLSSVDFWRNHVLELKRVRQILGQMGDIERRLGKISQPQCNGRDLLALAGSVHAGISALEVLVHATGGKANFEGLRELAYKIERTLVEDPPLATKQGYLIRNGVSPELDELIELSTNAQAMVSRMEAEEKEKTGISSLKIRYNNVFGYYIEITNSHKDKAPAHYQRKQTLTNAERYCTDELIELERKVLSANTKRADLEFEFFEALRKEILAQCPGLLALAHECSEVDVVASLAWLSLEEKYVRPKFSADGSLKMKASRHPVVEQTVKKNFVANDLELRQHSCLLLTGPNMAGKSTLMRQVALNAILAQMGSFVPCDEAEMPIFDAIFTRIGASDQLSEGLSTFMVEMTETSAMLKNATKDSLVILDEVGRGTSTFDGMCLAQSILEHLLSDVKALTFFATHYHELTSLDQSFGQITNAHMTVAERNGEIRFLHTLVKGPALKSYGVQVAELAGLPATVTKRAKSLLRDIESKRVQASSQLSLLDSLTAEEPYIEAVEAVDPETARRGETMKSLMEELQKFPLMQTSPLDVMNQVAKWKEIVERV